The Acetomicrobium flavidum genome window below encodes:
- a CDS encoding AAA family ATPase, with protein sequence MHLRVKLLGSPQVFCDEHIIQFPFRKAEGLFYYLIVEKVVSREKLAGIFWGDLDQVYALKNLRNALYVLHKTLSPDLIIQDNQWIRINDSAPLSLDIDMLHDLNKIHRHSLEGIADEFLDGFYISKCPEFEEWVFAKRTQIKSFCIENLKSRLALCCKSKSYDTALEMAKLILKLDEFDEEVIKSTMNIYVSLGQITKALQTYQIFKSKVIEILGVSPDVSTESLYDEICLMHQKNMVDRLNNTRPLSLYGSIFGREDELARLHAFCKISDPSRIPKCILITGVPGVGKSHLIRHFLDTYLEAGDLLLSCKAIEINGSQYPLGPWHELLSRLSTSNLSLVGLHTPGTLSDMLAKSIEQKRKRDNKVVLYMENLHDFDSASIEVFRCFLNRLPAYIRIIIESRNDDAHHIDALLKSAYRRDSLDYMHIKIYPFTKEGTENFCRFLLPSYKVSPEQLEVIYNYTKGTPLFLKEIASLIAEGKNLNLFSQKLQDIVKEHFVLLPKLEGELLKVISVFNVDASYKLLKSILNNADEQELAEAINSLMNKGFIIEKIEDGDRHYAFSHSEIKSIIYNFIEREHKRSLHERLAYLTREDMGDWSNIKWKEGLNSIYHLHQANLLIEELKARLNLLKLHLSFNHELFPMLSDETLKSARVPFSEMESMATYGKDVRDLLYEIHCTIGESHELEVLERTYYWLDGSYLIWYGKYREGLKKIYDTLYWAKNRGETKLELDCLLGLCYFGIQTENGQMLKKYALDMLKAAQSNFLDSYIGVSLRFLGLGYLLTGDLKRAERLFKASIKTFERLNTTRPRNSLSIIAALNYLGDVRHWEGRFEEALSLYEYCISLCNKQGLYHGLSLFHANAGHVAFDLKDHSLMLYHLNKSIQLNEQHNGGRGAAISHTLLALYWATEGEPGRAIDNLRKANHICATLNKKYWIGMLLYTKGIMRNIMDNRDEFKHLWIDELPESAVEYAKEAVCILEGLHIEHERQKACKLLTSLLSHEDISRYLTV encoded by the coding sequence GATCAGGTTTATGCGCTAAAAAATTTGAGAAATGCTCTCTATGTCCTCCATAAAACATTGTCACCAGACTTAATAATACAGGACAATCAGTGGATCCGTATCAACGATTCTGCGCCCCTATCACTTGACATAGATATGTTGCATGACTTGAACAAAATTCATAGACACTCGCTTGAAGGCATCGCAGACGAATTTTTGGACGGCTTTTACATATCCAAATGTCCCGAATTCGAGGAATGGGTTTTTGCCAAAAGGACGCAAATTAAGAGCTTTTGTATCGAAAATCTCAAATCTCGCCTCGCATTGTGTTGCAAAAGCAAATCATACGACACCGCCCTCGAGATGGCCAAGCTAATTTTAAAGCTTGACGAATTTGATGAGGAAGTCATTAAGTCGACCATGAATATATACGTTTCCCTGGGACAAATTACGAAAGCTTTGCAAACATACCAAATATTCAAATCAAAAGTTATCGAAATTTTAGGAGTCAGTCCCGATGTATCGACAGAATCACTATATGATGAAATATGTCTGATGCATCAAAAGAATATGGTCGATCGCCTAAACAATACGAGGCCTTTGTCTTTGTATGGTTCAATTTTCGGAAGGGAGGACGAGCTTGCCCGGTTACACGCCTTCTGCAAGATATCAGATCCATCGCGAATTCCTAAATGCATCTTAATAACCGGAGTGCCCGGAGTCGGCAAGAGCCATCTAATACGCCACTTTTTAGATACATATTTAGAAGCGGGTGACTTGTTGCTATCATGCAAAGCGATCGAGATCAATGGCTCCCAATATCCTTTGGGTCCGTGGCATGAGCTACTATCCAGATTATCAACATCAAACCTTTCTCTAGTTGGCCTTCATACACCCGGCACGCTATCCGATATGCTCGCGAAAAGCATAGAGCAAAAGAGGAAAAGGGACAACAAGGTAGTTCTGTACATGGAAAATTTGCACGATTTCGATTCTGCTTCCATAGAGGTATTTCGCTGTTTTTTAAATCGTTTACCCGCCTATATTAGGATAATAATCGAATCTCGTAACGATGATGCTCACCATATCGACGCATTGCTTAAAAGCGCTTATCGAAGAGATAGCCTAGATTATATGCACATAAAAATTTATCCATTTACAAAAGAGGGCACAGAGAATTTTTGCAGATTTTTGCTCCCCTCCTACAAGGTGTCACCAGAACAACTTGAGGTAATTTACAATTACACAAAAGGAACTCCGTTATTTTTAAAGGAGATCGCAAGTTTAATTGCAGAAGGCAAAAATCTAAATTTGTTTTCTCAAAAACTGCAAGATATAGTAAAAGAGCACTTTGTTTTACTTCCCAAGCTCGAGGGCGAACTTCTCAAGGTCATATCCGTCTTCAATGTTGATGCCAGTTATAAATTACTCAAATCAATCCTAAATAATGCAGATGAACAGGAACTCGCCGAGGCAATCAACTCTCTGATGAATAAAGGTTTTATCATCGAAAAAATAGAGGACGGCGATCGACATTATGCCTTTTCGCACTCAGAGATCAAAAGTATTATATACAACTTTATTGAACGAGAACACAAGCGATCCCTTCACGAAAGATTGGCATATTTAACTCGAGAAGACATGGGCGATTGGTCAAACATAAAATGGAAAGAAGGTTTAAATTCAATTTACCATTTACATCAAGCTAATTTATTGATAGAGGAACTTAAAGCTAGGTTAAATTTGCTCAAATTGCACTTAAGCTTTAACCATGAACTGTTTCCAATGCTGAGTGACGAAACGCTAAAATCAGCTAGGGTTCCCTTCTCCGAAATGGAGTCTATGGCTACGTATGGAAAGGATGTTCGAGATTTACTTTATGAAATTCACTGTACTATTGGGGAAAGCCATGAACTTGAAGTTCTAGAAAGGACATATTACTGGCTGGATGGCAGCTATCTTATATGGTATGGAAAATACAGGGAAGGATTAAAGAAAATCTACGATACCTTGTACTGGGCCAAAAATAGAGGAGAAACTAAATTGGAATTGGATTGCCTCCTTGGCCTTTGCTATTTCGGCATACAAACTGAGAATGGACAAATGCTTAAAAAATATGCACTGGACATGCTTAAGGCTGCTCAGTCAAACTTTTTAGATTCTTATATAGGAGTCTCACTGAGATTTCTTGGGCTAGGATATCTGTTAACTGGAGATCTGAAAAGGGCAGAGAGATTATTTAAGGCATCGATAAAAACTTTCGAAAGACTGAACACTACTAGGCCCAGAAACAGCTTAAGCATTATAGCAGCTCTAAACTACCTTGGCGATGTAAGGCACTGGGAAGGTCGATTCGAAGAAGCGCTAAGTCTCTATGAATATTGTATATCCTTATGTAATAAACAAGGTCTATATCATGGCTTAAGCTTGTTTCACGCAAATGCCGGCCATGTTGCCTTCGATTTAAAAGACCATTCGCTTATGCTTTATCATCTCAATAAATCGATACAGCTAAACGAACAACATAATGGCGGAAGAGGGGCCGCGATATCGCACACCCTCTTAGCTTTATATTGGGCCACAGAAGGCGAACCAGGAAGGGCTATCGATAACCTTCGCAAGGCAAATCATATCTGTGCAACATTAAATAAAAAATACTGGATAGGTATGTTGTTATATACTAAGGGAATAATGCGGAATATTATGGATAATCGCGATGAATTCAAACATTTATGGATCGATGAGCTTCCTGAAAGTGCCGTAGAATATGCTAAAGAAGCAGTTTGTATCCTCGAAGGCCTTCATATAGAACACGAGAGACAAAAGGCTTGCAAGTTGTTGACAAGCCTTTTGTCCCATGAAGATATTTCGCGTTATTTAACAGTATAA
- a CDS encoding YfcC family protein, with product MRKKMMFKAFPHAYVLLFGIIVLMAIMTWIIPAGEYARVQVGGRTIVDPSSFHYIQRSPVGFFKMFVAIPKGINSASSLLFMIMIIGASIQLFDSTGAIRAAVFKLLDIIGQQRKSWVIVVIMLFFGCLGAFPGMLEAAIPFAPLCIGIALALGYDVLVGISVPVISIVVGWTAGPTNPWTVGIGQNLGELPLFSGLGYRLVVFVALMMLAIRFVLAYGERVQRDPTLSIADGLDMSHLRDLQNMNVEAFTTRHGLILLTFAATIFVVVYGAIRWNFGFFEMSAVYIIGSIIGGIIAGYDGNEIAEKLIGGGQSIFVGAIAVGLARGISVVMEEGKIIDTIVMGLARVMDFLPSWLCAIGMFVMQTFINFFIPSGSGQALATLPIALPVADIINLNRQIAILAFQFGDGLSNLCYPTVGVLIAYLIYTKVPFNRWLRFIMPFMWSSWLLAIILLLIATWMDYGPF from the coding sequence ATGAGAAAAAAGATGATGTTTAAGGCATTCCCTCATGCTTATGTCTTGCTTTTTGGGATCATTGTATTGATGGCAATAATGACATGGATAATACCGGCAGGGGAATATGCTCGCGTTCAGGTCGGTGGGCGGACTATAGTGGACCCATCCAGCTTTCATTATATACAGCGTTCGCCCGTAGGCTTTTTTAAAATGTTCGTAGCGATTCCGAAGGGCATAAATTCGGCTTCGTCTTTGTTGTTCATGATAATGATAATAGGTGCTTCCATTCAGCTTTTCGATAGCACCGGAGCCATTAGAGCTGCAGTATTTAAGCTATTGGACATAATAGGTCAACAAAGAAAGTCTTGGGTAATAGTGGTAATCATGTTGTTTTTTGGTTGCCTTGGGGCTTTTCCCGGCATGCTTGAAGCTGCTATCCCCTTTGCGCCGCTTTGTATAGGTATCGCTTTGGCGTTAGGTTACGATGTATTGGTAGGAATATCTGTTCCGGTAATTTCCATCGTCGTAGGATGGACCGCGGGGCCAACTAACCCATGGACCGTGGGCATCGGTCAAAATTTAGGCGAGCTTCCGCTTTTTTCGGGGCTTGGTTATCGGCTCGTGGTTTTTGTAGCGTTGATGATGCTAGCGATCAGGTTTGTACTAGCATATGGCGAACGGGTACAGAGGGATCCAACTTTAAGCATCGCCGATGGCCTGGATATGTCTCATCTGAGAGACCTACAAAATATGAATGTCGAAGCCTTTACGACCAGGCACGGGCTTATTTTACTGACCTTCGCCGCGACAATTTTCGTCGTAGTCTATGGAGCCATAAGATGGAACTTCGGGTTTTTCGAGATGTCGGCGGTGTACATCATAGGTTCTATTATTGGTGGCATAATAGCAGGTTATGACGGCAATGAGATCGCCGAGAAGCTGATAGGGGGAGGCCAATCCATATTTGTTGGTGCCATTGCTGTGGGCCTTGCGAGGGGTATCAGCGTAGTTATGGAGGAAGGCAAAATCATAGATACTATAGTCATGGGACTTGCACGTGTGATGGATTTCCTTCCCTCGTGGTTGTGTGCGATCGGAATGTTTGTAATGCAGACCTTCATCAACTTTTTCATTCCTTCCGGCAGCGGTCAGGCTTTGGCAACTTTGCCGATAGCGTTGCCAGTGGCAGATATAATAAACCTCAATAGACAGATTGCAATTTTAGCATTCCAATTTGGAGATGGGTTATCAAATCTTTGCTATCCGACCGTTGGCGTTTTAATTGCCTATCTCATTTACACAAAGGTTCCTTTTAATCGGTGGCTTAGGTTCATCATGCCTTTTATGTGGAGCTCCTGGTTATTGGCAATTATCCTATTGTTGATTGCAACTTGGATGGACTACGGGCCTTTTTAG
- a CDS encoding HAL/PAL/TAL family ammonia-lyase: protein MRGKSLVRIAFLSSIVVMLFALPSMAATTKVVLDGHSLTIDEVLSVSKGEVEVAISPEAMKQVEAGFAVVMEAALQGKPVYGLTTGVGWNKDKSVFEERDGKKVLSEELLARSREFNILSLRAHGGGVGPDLPADVVRAAMLIRLNTFLTGIPGVQPAVVNQYRDFLNKKITPVVPSRGSVGEADITIASHIGLAMIGEWQVDYRGKRMAAADALKEAGLSPIKPVGKDFLSMLSTNAVAAGQAVLAVEEAKNYANKAIVVFGLTLEGLNGNIAPFLKATTEIRPFPGMLKASKMIRDTLEGSYLWQPAEGRPLQDPLSFRTMGYALGNVLDAIEEAEKALIIQINSSDDNPAVIAGVTEVERPDSEYITNYLVKGEQKGAIYPTANFDMLPVVARIEQLSHSLARMSQNIVMQTIRFENPNITGLSRFLASEENTLGHAFGAIQKPLGELYAENRQLAMPVSMDGFALAGNIEDTFANSLLAIRNLEKITDNMYYISSIQMLHTAQAVDLRGKVQLAKKTKALYDAYRKVVPFVSFDRIYTADFTKGYEFLKSYTVK, encoded by the coding sequence ATGCGAGGAAAGAGTTTGGTTAGGATAGCTTTTTTGTCGTCAATCGTAGTGATGCTTTTTGCGTTGCCATCGATGGCGGCCACGACAAAAGTTGTCCTGGATGGACACAGTTTGACAATCGACGAAGTTCTTAGCGTTTCAAAGGGAGAAGTTGAGGTCGCAATATCACCGGAAGCGATGAAGCAGGTTGAGGCCGGCTTTGCTGTGGTGATGGAGGCAGCTTTACAGGGAAAACCCGTTTATGGCCTAACCACTGGAGTGGGGTGGAACAAGGATAAGTCAGTTTTCGAAGAAAGGGACGGCAAGAAGGTATTGTCAGAGGAGCTCTTGGCGCGCTCAAGGGAATTTAACATTCTTTCGTTGCGCGCTCATGGTGGCGGTGTTGGACCTGACCTTCCCGCAGATGTCGTTCGGGCAGCCATGTTAATACGCCTAAATACTTTTCTGACAGGAATCCCGGGAGTGCAACCTGCCGTTGTTAACCAGTATCGGGACTTTCTGAACAAAAAGATCACGCCTGTTGTGCCTTCAAGGGGCTCCGTCGGAGAAGCTGATATTACCATTGCATCTCATATAGGCCTTGCGATGATAGGGGAGTGGCAGGTTGATTATAGAGGGAAACGTATGGCGGCTGCTGACGCCTTGAAGGAAGCTGGTCTTTCTCCGATCAAGCCGGTGGGCAAAGATTTTCTGTCCATGCTTAGTACTAATGCGGTAGCAGCAGGACAAGCAGTATTGGCTGTTGAAGAAGCCAAAAATTATGCCAATAAAGCTATAGTGGTATTTGGTTTAACTTTGGAAGGACTTAACGGTAATATAGCCCCTTTTCTAAAGGCCACGACGGAGATTCGCCCTTTTCCGGGAATGCTTAAAGCTTCTAAAATGATTCGCGATACTTTAGAAGGAAGTTATTTGTGGCAACCGGCAGAAGGAAGACCACTTCAGGACCCTTTGTCGTTTAGGACAATGGGTTATGCCCTCGGGAATGTCTTGGATGCAATTGAAGAAGCGGAAAAAGCCCTCATTATTCAAATAAACAGCAGCGACGATAACCCAGCTGTTATTGCAGGAGTAACTGAAGTTGAACGACCGGACAGCGAGTACATCACTAACTATTTGGTGAAAGGCGAGCAAAAAGGGGCGATCTATCCTACCGCCAATTTCGATATGCTGCCCGTAGTTGCGAGAATTGAGCAATTATCTCATTCGTTAGCCCGCATGTCTCAGAACATAGTCATGCAGACTATAAGGTTTGAAAATCCAAATATTACAGGGTTAAGCAGATTTTTGGCTTCAGAGGAGAATACGTTGGGCCATGCCTTTGGAGCCATCCAGAAGCCTTTGGGAGAGTTGTATGCAGAAAACAGGCAATTGGCAATGCCCGTTTCCATGGATGGCTTTGCCCTTGCGGGCAACATAGAAGATACATTTGCAAACAGCTTATTGGCCATTCGCAACCTGGAAAAGATAACTGATAATATGTACTACATCTCCTCGATTCAGATGCTACATACCGCCCAAGCAGTTGACCTTCGCGGTAAGGTTCAATTGGCCAAAAAGACAAAGGCGTTGTACGATGCATATCGCAAGGTAGTTCCCTTCGTATCGTTTGACAGAATATATACTGCTGACTTTACTAAGGGATATGAATTCTTGAAATCTTATACTGTTAAATAA